The following proteins are co-located in the Rutidosis leptorrhynchoides isolate AG116_Rl617_1_P2 unplaced genomic scaffold, CSIRO_AGI_Rlap_v1 contig440, whole genome shotgun sequence genome:
- the LOC139883728 gene encoding probable LRR receptor-like serine/threonine-protein kinase At2g16250 yields the protein MKISSTFTFSRKAMEFESLMVFVIMFMIWFVLAAESEPLTSVDERLALLDLRSSLGIRAKDWPIKSNPCSSWTGIHCQNGVVTGINISGLKRTRLGRLNPQFSVDSLANLTRLVSFNASKFSLPGPIPAWFGYRLGSLQVLDLRSCSVTGSIPVSLPSLSSLHSLYLADNGISGNIPDTLGQLKSLTIVDLSKNRLTGSIPSSFSSNITSLNFASNYLHGSIPASLGSVHSLQVMNLSDNSLTASIPNEFGKMSMLVELDLSRNSLSGSLPVEFGQLKSLKVMNVANNKLEGPVTSILFNRLHQLEIVDLSVNRLDGAIPTMLLSLPKLHVVNLSQNNLTGSFPSFGLNAANATFNLSNNMIYGSLNVSYWNDSLIDLSGNYIQGNFPGDARNVIRNCLQNVPNQRSSNDCKMFYAERGLPLYDMGVSEPTQSPSPETEPKRSKRWIFILSGLFGGLIFIAILVLVLVLVLRRGVNNQIGSSNVGPIPEGGDNINNPQLPKDPEIVSSLGEQYSYEKLHQSTGGFNEANLIRHGHSGNLYRGVSESGAPIVVKKVDLNSHKKESYMTELDVFSKVSHTRLVSLLGLCLEHETEKFLVYKYMPNGDLGSSLFRVSCTENDNLQSLDWITRLKIATGTAEVLTYLHHECSPPLVHRDVQASSILLDDKFEVRLGSLSEVCVQEGDSHQSMLSRFMRRPSLTEPGSLGSSSATCAYDVFCFGKVLLELVTGKIGISKSDDATTKEWLEHTLPFISLNDKELVTKVVDPSLIVDEDLLEEVWAMAIVARSCLNPKPYKRPPMKYILKALENPVKVVREENFTSGRLRTMSSRRSSWSNAFFGSWRQSSFESGGGHGSRGGGGEGISGLKQSGRIGSHGSGRYEYWSSSHKRLSNEIFPEPVEIQDLERPDEQ from the exons ATGAAGATTAGCTCCACATTTACATTTTCTCGAAAAGCAATGGAGTTTGAATCTCTAATGGTTTTTGTTATTATGTTCATGATTTGGTTCGTTTTGGCGGCTGAATCTGAACCCTTAACTTCCGTCGATGAGCGGTTGGCATTGCTCGATCTCCGATCGTCGCTGGGGATTAGAGCTAAGGACTGGCCAATAAAGAGCAATCCATGTAGCTCATGGACCGGAATCCATTGCCAAAACGGCGTCGTTACCGGAATCAACATCTCTGGTCTAAAACGGACCCGCCTCGGTCGGCTCAATCCGCAGTTCAGTGTTGACTCTCTGGCTAATTTGACACGGTTAGTTTCCTTCAACGCTTCGAAATTTTCACTTCCCGGTCCAATTCCGGCCTGGTTCGGCTACAGGCTCGGTTCACTACAAGTTCTTGATCTCCGGTCTTGTTCCGTCACCGGAAGTATCCCGGTTTCGCTTCCTAGTTTAAGCAGTCTGCATTCGTTGTATTTAGCTGATAACGGCATTTCTGGTAATATACCTGATACACTGGGACAGCTTAAGAGCTTGACAATTGTGGATCTTTCGAAAAACCGGCTTACCGGTTCAATCCCCTCAAGTTTCTCTTCGAATATTACAAGTCTTAATTTTGCTTCCAATTACCTGCACGGGTCAATACCGGCTAGTTTGGGATCTGTCCATAGCCTACAAGTCATGAATTTGTCTGATAACAGTTTGACAGCTTCAATCCCTAATGAGTTTGGTAAAATGTCTATGTTAGTTGAGTTAGACCTTAGTAGGAATTCACTTTCTGGGTCATTGCCTGTGGAATTCGGACAATTAAAGAGCTTGAAGGTGATGAATGTTGCGAATAATAAACTAGAAGGACCGGTAACAAGCATTTTGTTTAACCGCCTTCATCAGTTGGAAATTGTGGATTTAAGTGTTAATAGACTGGATGGTGCTATTCCTACCATGCTGTTGTCATTACCCAAGTTGCATGTTGTCAATTTATCCCAAAATAACTTGACGGGTTCTTTCCCAAGTTTCGGTTTAAATGCTGCAAATGCTACATTTAATCTTTCAAACAATATGATATATGGATCTCTGAATGTTTCCTACTGGAACGATAGTCTGATTGATTTGTCTGGGAATTATATTCAAGGAAACTTTCCTGGGGACGCTCGAAATGTCATAAGAAACTGCCTTCAAAATGTACCAAATCAGAGAAGTTCAAATGACTGTAAAATGTTCTATGCTGAAAGAGGCTTACCCTTATATGATATGGGAGTATCGGAACCAACACAGTCGCCTTCGCCGGAAACAGAACCAAAGAGAAGCAAAAGATGGATATTCATCTTGTCAGGATTGTTCGGAGGACTTATTTTTATTGCAATTCTGGTATTGGTCTTGGTGCTAGTCCTAAGACGTGGAGTTAACAACCAAATTGGATCTTCAAATGTTGGGCCTATTCCAGAAGGAGGAGATAATATCAATAACCCTCAACTTCCAAAGGATCCTGAAATTGTTTCCAGTCTTGGGGAACAATACAGCTATGAGAAGTTGCACCAATCCACTGGTGGATTCAACGAAGCGAATCTCATCCGACATGGCCATTCTGGAAATCTCTATCGGGGGGTTTCGGAAAGTGGAGCTCCCATAGTAGTTAAAAAGGTAGATTTGAATTCTCATAAGAAAGAATCATACATGACAGAGTTGGATGTTTTCAGCAAGGTCTCACATACTAGATTGGTTTCTCTCCTGGGGCTATGCTTAGAGCATGAGACGGAAAAGTTCCTCGTTTACAAATATATGCCAAATGGAGACTTGGGAAGCTCATTGTTTAGGGTTTCGTGTACGGAAAATGATAACCTGCAGTCTTTGGATTGGATTACGAGATTGAAAATCGCTACAGGAACGGCTGAAGTCCTAACATACTTGCACCATGAGTGTTCCCCTCCTCTTGTTCATAG AGATGTTCAAGCAAGTAGCATTCTTCTTGATGATAAATTTGAAGTGCGGCTTGGGAGCTTGAGTGAAGTTTGTGTTCAAGAAGGGGACTCACATCAAAGCATGCTCTCAAGATTCATGCGGAGACCATC ACTGACGGAACCAGGTTCATTGG GCTCATCCTCCGCTACTTGTGCTTATGATGTGTTCTGTTTCGGAAAGGTGTTGCTTGAACTAGTGACTGGAAAGATTGGCATTAGCAAATCGGATGATGCAACTACAAAAGAGTGGTTGGAGCACACGCTGCCTTTCATCAGTTTAAACGACAAGGAATTAGTAACCAAGGTTGTCGACCCGTCCTTGATCGTAGACGAGGATTTGTTGGAAGAAGTATGGGCAATGGCCATCGTGGCTCGATCATGCCTAAACCCGAAGCCTTACAAAAGACCCCCAATGAAATATATACTAAAAGCCTTAGAAAATCCAGTGAAAGTAGTAAGGGAAGAGAATTTTACCTCGGGAAGGCTGAGAACGATGTCGTCGAGGAGATCGTCGTGGAGTAATGCTTTCTTTGGTAGTTGGAGACAGAGCTCATTTGAAAGTGGTGGTGGTCATGGAAGCAGAGGAGGAGGAGGAGAGGGTATCAGTGGCTTGAAGCAATCGGGTAGAATAGGATCTCATGGTAGTGGTAGATATGAATATTGGTCTTCTTCTCATAAAAGGCTTTCCAATGAAATATTCCCCGAACCAGTCGAAATTCAAGATTTGGAAAGGCCTGATGAGCAGTAG
- the LOC139883730 gene encoding uncharacterized protein, with protein sequence MGVQLPPHVRTFCWHLCKGLLATKDNLVRRGMNLPLQCPVCDCDNETILHLFRECCWVVFLGRALHLDSVVDDLSNNLFDWLNSVFTALSGEKLCLFALTAFWIWSNLNRTIFYAVCARPGMVVYSVTYWLANLRTLDQLCAVTFDGVQTSNRYGLIARDKDGRVLEVESGRIGEVEVEDALHAQASATLFAMNKINRLPGQKFIIEGDCQVLIQELQKQDRSLMSCGLLINDMKDETSCLSFLHFSFISCNGNKVANYLAHLPFNFSIIAFLCFYSP encoded by the exons ATGGGCGTTCAATTACCTCCACATGTGAGAACTTTTTGTTGGCATTTGTGTAAAGGTCTCTTAGCTACCAAAGACAACCTTGTTAGACGAGGAATGAATCTGCCTTTGCAATGTCCGGTTTGTGATTGTGACAATGAAACTATACTTCATTTGTTTCGTGAATGTTGTTGGGTTGTTTTTTTAGGAAGAGCTTTACATCTTGATTCTGTAGTTGATGATTTATCGAATAATTTATTTGATTGGCTAAATTCTGTTTTTACTGCTCTTTCGGGAGAAAAGCTTTGTTTATTTGCGTTGACTGCATTCTGGATATGGTCGAACCTAAATAGAACTATTTTTTATGCTGTATGTGCTCGACCTGGTATGGTTGTTTATAGTGTTACTTATTGGCTTGCTAATTTGAGAACTTTGGATCAATTATGTGCTGTGACGTTTGACGGTGTTCAGACGAG TAATCGATATGGATTAATAGCTCGAGACAAAGATGGTCGGGTGTTGGAAGTTGAATCTGGCAGAATAGGTGAGGTTGAAGTGGAAGATGCACTTCATGCTCAGGCTTCTGCAACTCTGTTTGCTATGAACAAGATTAATCGTCTTCCAGGTCAGAAGTTCATCATTGAAGGAGATTGTCAAGTTCTAATTCAAGAGCTTCAAAAACAAGATAGGAGTCTCATGAGTTGTGGGTTGCTGATTAATGATATGAAGGACGAAACTAGCTGTTTATCTTTCTTGCATTTTAGTTTTATTAGTTGTAATGGAAATAAAGTAGCCAACTATTTGGCTCATTTGCCTTTTAATTTTTCCATCATTGCCTTTCTCTGTTTTTATTCTCCCTAA
- the LOC139883731 gene encoding uncharacterized protein: protein MDDRIEEGGSTTRPPLLADSNYDYWKNRMKWYLKSQDEAIWRATQNLWTPPTTIVNGVITVKSENQWSTTESVTCAANSKTVSIIQCAVRPSVFKIIQNLKTAKESWDALQLTYEGTKSVRNSKLHLISTRFEYLTMNDNETIADFEKNLRYIANESIALGEVIPESKLVRKVLISLPEKFSSKIDAISESTDFENLRFDDLMGKLRTHEMTLAMRSRDKFKSKSVAFKTDVEDAPVKTDEQQLIHVQLALVTKNMGKMYRRFNMTKLNDYTSSNQKGNRSFQKKNESEGGNQRVTKGETSKGRYRFEKEQIQCHECQGFGHIAAKCANTLERQKKSFIST from the coding sequence ATGGATGACAGAATCGAAGAGGGTGGTTCAACCACTCGCCCTCCCTTGCTTGCGGACTCAAATTATGACTATTGGAAGAACCGTATGAAGTGGTACTTGAAGAGCCAGGATGAAGCTATCTGGCGTGCCACACAGAACCTGTGGACACCTCCCACTACCATTGTTAATGGTGTTATAACAGTGAAGAGCGAAAACCAGTGGAGCACAACAGAATCAGTCACCTGTGCAGCAAACAGTAAAACTGTGAGTATTATTCAGTGTGCTGTTCGTCCTAGTGTATTCAAGATCATCCAGAATCTTAAAACTGCAAAAGAATCATGGGATGCACTTCAGCTCACGTATGAAGGAACAAAATCAGTCAGAAACTCCAAGCTTCATCTCATCTCTACCAGGTTTGAATATCTTACCATGAATGATAATGAAACTATTGCTGATTTTGAAAAGAATCTTCGTTACATTGCTAATGAATCTATTGCTCTTGGCGAGGTAATTCCGGAGTCTAAACTTGTGAGAAAGGTGCTGATTTCTCTACCGGAAAAATTTAGCTCAAAAATTGATGCAATCAGTGAATCTACTGATTTTGAGAACCTACGATTTGATGATCTAATGGGAAAGCTCAGAACCCATGAGATGACACTGGCCATGAGGAGTAGAGACAAATTCAAATCCAAATCAGTTGCCTTCAAAACTGATGTGGAAGACGCACCTGTTAAGACAGACGAGCAACAGTTGATACATGTGCAGTTAGCACTCGTAACGAAGAATATGGGAAAGATGTACAGGAGGTTCAACATGACCAAACTCAATGATTACACTTCATCTAATCAGAAGGGTAATCGAAGCTTCCAGAAGAAGAATGAATCAGAGGGAGGTAATCAAAGGGTTACCAAGGGAGAGACCAGTAAGGGAAGGTACAGATTTGAGAAAGAGCAAATACAGTGCCATGAATGCCAAGGTTTTGGTCATATTGCTGCCAAATGTGCTAACACTCTTGAAAGACAGAAAAAATCTTTTATATCTACTTGA
- the LOC139883732 gene encoding uncharacterized protein, with protein sequence MCRVSPRETDEWYFDSGCSKHMTGEKRMLKDIVYKRQGNVMCGNGNSNAIVGKGRLPLLSDSKIKHALLVEGLKHNLISIAQVCDKDCEVNFTKHGCKVVNKEGKIIMTGSRKTDNTYTLDGDIKCPKTSTENLKIRHKKFGHIGTKKLANLSKSESEKGLGVITYDPDRMCGDCKVEKNTQVKHPIVSYNTAKRPLKLPHIDLMGPMLTPSLEGNSYTFVSDDDFSRYSWDGFFKENFNASTDIIKLSYKLWREVLTTACYMLDDKEPNRKRASKSNREVFVGYSARMGVKEDGELVFNQPQSTENTPGVEALETEGVGMNENAPSVEASYVSTDIRNAQETMPDVTNQNLYLFVRDQRNCSTTDIVGNITRNNVHLVAQGYIQVKGIHFGETVAQLETISLLIAVTAHGEITLCQMDDKSAFHIGYLNKEIYVEQSIGFTETTHPDSMHNLTKAPYGQKQDSQA encoded by the exons ATGTGCAGAGTCTCACCAAGAGAAACAGATGAATGGTATTTTGACAGTGGCTGCTCAAAGCACATGACTGGTGAGAAAAGAATGCTGAAGGACATTGTATACAAACGACAAGGAAATGTCATGTGTGGTAATGGAAATTCTAATGCTATTGTTGGAAAAGGAAGACTGCCATTGTTATCGGACTCTAAAATCAAGCACGCCCTCTTGGTAGAAGGACTGAAACACAATCTTATCAGCATAGCTCAAGTGTGCGATAAAGATTGTGAAGTCAACTTTACTAAACATGGATGCAAGGTGGTAAATAAAGAAGGAAAAATTATCATGACAGGATCAAGGAAAACAGacaatacgtatacactggatggAGACATCAAGTGTCCAAAGACAAGCACAGAGAATTTGAAGATACGGCACAAGAAATTTGGACATATTGGAACCAAAAAACTTGCTAACCTATCAAAATCAGAATCTGAGAAAGGCCTTGGTGTGATCACTTATGATCCTGACAGAATGTGCGGAGATTGCAAAGTGGAGAAGAACACGCAAGTGAAACATCCGATTGTATCATACAACACCGCTAAAAGACCTCTGAAATTGCCACACATCGACTTGATGGGACCAATGCTAACACCAAGTCTCGAAGGTAATTCTTATACTTTCGTGAGTGATGATGATTTTTCCAGGTACTCTTGGGACGGCTTCTTTAAAGAAAACTTCAATGCTTCGACTGATATTATAAAACTGAGCTACAAACTGTGGAGAGAGGTCCTGACAACAGCATGTTACATGTTGGATGATAAAGAACCAAACCGGAAACGAGCCTCCAAAAGCAACAGGGAAGTATTTGTTGGTTATTCA GCTAGAATGGGAGTTAAAGAGGATGGCGAACTTGTGTTTAATCAACCTCAATCTACTGAGAACACACCTGGTGTAGAAGCATTAGAAACTGAGGGTGTTGGCATGAATGAAAACGCACCTAGTGTGGAGGCATCTTATGTTAGCACAGATATCAGGAACGCCCAAGAAACCATGCCCGATGTCACAAACCAAAATTTGTATCTTTTCGTAAGGGATCAACGGAATTGTTCGACTACAGACATCGTGGGAAACATCACCAGAAACAACGTACATCTGGTTGCACAGGGTTATATCCAAGTTAAAGGAATTCATTTCGGAGAAACTGTTGCTCAACTTGAAACAATCAGCTTGTTGATAGCTGTGACTGCACATGGAGAAATCACACTGTGTCAAATGGATGACAAAAGTGCCTTTCATATTGGgtacttaaataaagaaatctatgttGAGCAATCAATAGGATTTACTGAAACAACTCATCCTGACTCTATGCACAACCTAACAAAAGCACCCTATGGCCAGAAGCAAGACTCACAAGCGTAG